The Vitis vinifera cultivar Pinot Noir 40024 chromosome 12, ASM3070453v1 genome has a segment encoding these proteins:
- the LOC100853523 gene encoding probable LRR receptor-like serine/threonine-protein kinase At1g56130: MMKLMPRAQSVSWVFVALYGVYVIGLFHAAAAQTSEANATTDPSEVTILNSIFQQWGISASNEWNTSGEPCTGAALDSADIKNPGIKCDCSYDNASTCHITQLKVYALDVVGAIPDELWNLTFLTNLNLGQNYLTGSLSASIGNLTSMQYLSLGINALSGELPKELGQLTDLRSIAFGTNNFSGSLPSELGNLVKLEQLYTLGSLQTHFLVGTELNPCMYWATMGKSIHFEAM; this comes from the exons ATGATGAAGTTGATGCCCAGAGCTCAATCAGTCAGCTGGGTCTTTGTTGCCTTGTATGGTGTTTATGTGATTGGGCTCTTTCATGCAGCTGCTGCTCAAACCTCTGAAGCCAATGCTACCACTGATCCATCTGAAG TGACAATTTTGAATTCTATATTTCAACAATGGGGAATCTCAGCATCAAACGAATGGAACACAAGTGGGGAACCATGCACCGGAGCTGCTCTTGATAGCGCTGACATTAAAAATCCCGGAATCAAATGTGATTGTTCCTACGACAATGCCTCTACTTGCCATATCACTCAACT GAAAGTTTATGCATTGGACGTCGTTGGTGCAATCCCAGATGAGCTATGGAATTTGACTTTCCTCACCAATCT GAATTTGGGTCAAAATTATTTGACAGGTTCCCTGTCCGCATCCATTGGCAATCTAACAAGCATGCAGTACTT GAGCCTGGGAATTAATGCACTATCAGGGGAGCTTCCTAAGGAACTTGGACAGCTTACTGATTTACGATCAAT TGCCTTTGGGACAAACAACTTCTCTGGTTCTCTGCCATCTGAGCTTGGGAATTTGGTGAAGTTAGAACAACT ATACACTCTAGGTTCTCTACAAACACATTTCCTAGTTGGGACCGAGCTCAACCCATGCATGTATTGGGCCACAATGGGGAAATCAATACACTTCGAGGCAATGTAA
- the LOC100853440 gene encoding probable LRR receptor-like serine/threonine-protein kinase At1g56140 produces MDARPYTFSYAELRNATEDFSPSNKLGEGGFGPVYKGTLSDGRVVAVKQLSVSSHQGKNPFVTEIATISAVQHRNLVKLYGCCIEGVNRSLVYEYLVNKSLDQALFGNGSLDLDWPTRYDICLGVARGLAYLHEES; encoded by the exons ATGGATGCTAGGCCATACACTTTCAGTTATGCTGAACTAAGAAATGCCACTGAAGACTTCAGTCCTTCTAATAAGCTTGGAGAGGGCGGATTTGGACCTGTCTATAAG GGGACACTCTCTGATGGAAGAGTTGTTGCTGTAAAGCAACTATCTGTATCATCCCACCAAGGAAAGAATCCGTTTGTAACAGAGATTGCAACCATATCAGCTGTGCAACATCGTAACCTTGTGAAATTGTATGGGTGCTGCATTGAAGGAGTAAACCGATCACTTGTCTATGAGTATCTTGTAAACAAGAGCCTTGATCAAGCACTATTTG GAAACGGAAGTTTGGACCTTGATTGGCCAACCCGTTATGATATATGCTTGGGTGTAGCCAGGGGTCTAGCCTATCTTCATGAGGAATCGTGA